The Macrobrachium rosenbergii isolate ZJJX-2024 chromosome 56, ASM4041242v1, whole genome shotgun sequence genome includes a region encoding these proteins:
- the LOC136836265 gene encoding LOW QUALITY PROTEIN: alanine--tRNA ligase, cytoplasmic-like (The sequence of the model RefSeq protein was modified relative to this genomic sequence to represent the inferred CDS: inserted 3 bases in 2 codons) produces the protein MKGSEVREVFMDFFIKKHNHTYQHSSPTIPHDDPTLLFANAGMNQFKPIFVGTVDPSSDMANLVRAVNSQKCIRAGGKHNDLDDVGKDTYHHTFFEMLGNWSFGDYFKKEVCCWAWDLLVNVYKLPADRMYVTYFEGNPAVGLEPDLECKQIWLDLGLPEDRILPGDMKDNFWEMGDTGPCGPCSEIHFDRIGGRHAAHLVNKDDPDVLEIWNLVFMQFNRENDGSLKSLPKKHIDCGMGLERLVSILQNKSSNYDTDLFMPIFDAIQKLSGARPYAGKLGREDPDGIDMAYRVLADHSRTLTIALSDXGMPDNVGRGYVLRRILRRAVRYATEKLKMKPGMFASLVDVVVEILHDAFPEVAKDPEFIKSVINEEELQFLKTLDRGQKLLKRTITKLGGCKEIPGDVAWRLYDTYGFPVDLTLLMAEEQGLTVDMASFEVNKKEAQEKSRGENKDKDNSFRLDVHAIEDLKGRNVSFTDDSFKYTYSSKDDCDSKYSFTTCKGKIVAIRYNNNFVESVCSGNRCGIILDKTNFYAESGGQMFDEGFMVKVGDEESEFKIESVEVKGGYVCHIGVVEGALKLGDEVSLSIDMERRKLLMNNHTGTHILNFALRQVLSAEADQKGSLVAPDRLRFDFSNKGAMTVDQVRKTEEIAREMVKSNKAVFAKTSPLSVAKSIQGLRAVFGEVYPDPVRVVSVGIPVETLEADPQSPAGSVTSIEFCGGTHLQHTGHAGEFVIVSEEAIAKGIRRIVAFTGPEAVKALNKASHLENEVNKLKKKIESNSLPFKKVVQLLTEMLTDINHAQIQHWRKEELRKAVEGIKKIQGDADRARKNAISKEAIQITKNLLAVNSNIPYLVSELNAFAQNKVINDALKEVKNGPPTMFISADEDTNKILAMAAVPGXAVAKGLKADEWVKNLMVLMNGKGGGKPGSAQVSGTNVKAVKEALRLSEAFAQEKLGCGPVVLNPPQSVSTSAKGKSDPQPKAEKKDKSKGGQNPSPKSLPGSIVLHTYPNNICAYPVFIAAKYSGKSVTLAPGFVAGTTNISENFVAKFGRGSLLGLETPDGPLTGSVGAAWYLAPDSLKGSSPQHQGQVLSWMMSADSEFLPVVCSAMGAKSKSKNDNGALNAAMKMLQKLNTYLLDHTYLVGERLSLADVSVFTSLMVAFREGLDDAARKKLPCLTRWFNTVLHQPNVLEVVGTFKMK, from the exons ATGAAGGGATCAGAAGTAAGGGAGGTCTTCATGGACTTCTTCATAAAGAAGCACAACCACACCTATCAACACAGTTCCCCAACAATTCCTCATGATGATCCTACGCTGCTTTTTGCAAATGCTGGCATGAACCAGTTCAAACCTATCTTTGTTGGCACAGTAGATCCAAGTAGTGATATGGCCAATCTGGTAAGGGCAGTGAATTCACAGAAATGCATCCGTGCAGGTGGTAAGCATAATGATTTAGATGATGTTGGTAAAGATACATACCACCACACTTTCTTCGAAATGTTGGGTAATTGGTCTTTTGGTGATTATTTCAAGAAGGAGGTATGTTGTTGGGCTTGGGATCTCCTTGTAAATGTCTACAAGTTGCCAGCTGATCGCATGTATGTCACATATTTTGAAGGCAACCCAGCTGTGGGTCTGGAACCTGATTTAGAATGTAAGCAAATCTGGTTGGATTTAGGTTTGCCAGAAGACCGTATACTGCCTGGTGATATGAAGGATAACTTTTGGGAAATGGGTGACACTGGCCCTTGTGGACCTTGCTCAGAGATTCATTTTGATCGAATTGGTGGAAGGCACGCTGCTCACCTGGTAAATAAAGATGATCCTGATGTCCTGGAAATCTGGAATCTTGTGTTTATGCAGTTCAATAGAGAAAATGATGGTTCCCTCAAATCATTGCCAAAGAAACACATTGACTGTGGCATGGGTTTGGAACGCCTTGTGtcaattctacaaaacaaaagTTCAAATTATGACACTGATCTTTTCATGCCAATTTTTGATGCCATTCAGAAACTCTCAGGTGCTAGACCATATGCTGGAAAACTGGGAAGGGAAGACCCTGATGGCATTGATATGGCATACAGAGTTCTTGCTGATCACAGTAGAACCTTAACCATTGCATTATCTG GGGGCATGCCTGACAATGTTGGAAGAGGCTATGTACTGCGTAGAATTTTGAGAAGAGCTGTTCGCTATGCTACAGAAAAGCTGAAAATGAAGCCTGGAATGTTTGCTTCTCTTGTAGACGTTGTTGTAGAGATACTTCATGATGCTTTTCCAGAAGTGGCTAAGGATCCAGAATTTATTAAGAGTGTTATAAATGAGGAGGAGCTACAGTTCTTGAAGACCTTGGACCGTGGTCAGAAACTATTAAAACGAACCATTACGAAACTGGGAGGTTGCAAGGAAATTCCAGGGGATGTAGCATGGAGACTGTATGATACATATGGCTTTCCTGTAGATCTCACTTTGTTGATGGCAGAAGAACAGGGCCTAACAGTTGACATGGCAAGCTTTGAAGTTAATAAGAAAGAAGCACAAGAAAAGTCCAGaggggaaaataaagataaagataactcTTTCAGATTAGATGTTCATGCAATTGAAGATCTAAAAGGgagaaatgtttcatttactgacgATTCATTCAAGTACACTTACAGTTCTAAAGATGATTGTGACTCCAAATATAGCTTTACAACTTGCAAAGGCAAAATTGTTGCTATTAGATACAACAATAATTTTGTTGAATCTGTATGTTCGGGTAATAGATGTGGCATAATATTAGACAAGACAAATTTTTATGCTGAGAGTGGTGGACAGATGTTTGATGAAGGGTTTATGGTAAAAGTTGGTGATGAAGAGTCGGAATTCAAGATTGAGTCAGTTGAAGTGAAAGGTGGTTATGTTTGTCACATTGGTGTTGTGGAGGGTGCCTTGAAACTAGGAGATGAAGTGAGTTTAAGTATTGACATGGAACGTAGAAAATTGTTGATGAATAATCACACTGGCACTCACATACTCAATTTTGCTCTTAGACAAGTTCTCTCAGCTGAAGCTGACCAAAAAGGTTCTCTTGTTGCTCCGGACAGACTGCGTTTTGATTTCTCAAACAAAGGAGCAATGACTGTAGATCAGGTACGGAAAACAGAGGAGATTGCCCGGGAAATGGTCAAGTCAAACAAAGCAGTGTTTGCTAAAACTTCTCCATTGTCAGTAGCCAAAAGTATTCAAGGTTTACGTGCTGTATTTGGAGAGGTTTATCCTGACCCAGTAAGAGTTGTATCAGTTGGTATACCTGTGGAGACTTTAGAGGCTGATCCACAAAGTCCTGCTGGTAGTGTAACCAGCATTGAGTTCTGTGGTGGCACACATCTCCAACACACAGGACATGCTGGAGAGTTTGTTATTGTCAGTGAAGAAGCTATTGCTAAAGGAATTAGACGTATTGTTGCTTTTACTGGTCCTGAAGCTGTTAAAGCACTAAACAAGGCTTCACACTTAGAAAATGAGGTTaacaaattgaaaaagaaaattgaaagtaataGTCTCCCCTTTAAGAAAGTGGTTCAGTTACTTACTGAAATGTTGACAGACATTAATCATGCACAAATCCAACACTGGCGAAAAGAGGAGTTGCGTAAGGCAGTAGAAGGCATTAAGAAAATTCAAGGAGATGCTGACCGTGCTAGGAAAAATGCCATATCGAAAGAAGCCATTCAAATAACTAAGAACCTGTTGGCAGTAAATAGCAATATTCCTTACCTGGTGTCAGAATTAAATGCATTTGCACAGAACAAGGTTATTAATGATGCTCTTAAAGAAGTAAAGAATGGGCCTCCCACAATGTTTATCAGTGCAGATGAAGACACAAATAAGATTTTGGCAATGGCCGCTGTTCCAGG TGCTGTTGCCAAAGGTTTAAAAGCTGATGAATGGGTCAAGAATCTCATGGTGCTTATGAATGGTAAAGGTGGTGGGAAACCTGGATCAGCCCAAGTAAGTGGGACCAATGTCAAAGCTGTTAAAGAAGCTTTGAGATTATCTGAAGCTTTTGCTCAAGAGAAGCTTGGTTGTGGTCCTGTAGTTTTAAATCCTCCCCAGTCTGTTAGTACATCTGCTAAGGGTAAGAGTGATCCTCAGCCCAAAGCagagaagaaggataaaagtAAAGGTGGTCAGAATCCTTCACCCAAATCATTACCTGGTAGTATTGTACTCCACACATACCCAAATAACATATGTGCATACCCAGTATTTATTGCTGCTAAGTATTCTGGGAAGAGCGTCACTTTAGCCCCAGGATTTGTTGCTGGCACAACAAATATTAGTGAAAACTTTGTAGCTAAATTTGGTAGAGGGTCATTGCTAGGTTTAGAAACTCCAGATGGACCTTTGACTGGAAGTGTTGGAGCAGCATGGTATCTAGCTCCGGATTCATTGAAAGGTAGTAGTCCACAACATCAAGGTCAGGTTTTGAGCTGGATGATGAGTGCTGATTCAGAGTTCCTGCCTGTTGTCTGTTCAGCTATGGGGGCTAAGTCAAAATCTAAGAATGATAATGGTGCATTAAATGCTGCAATGAAAATGTTGCAGAAATTGAATACATACTTGCTCGACCACACATATTTAGTAGGAGAAAGGCTGTCTCTAGCTGATGTAAGTGTATTTACCTCATTAATGGTAGCTTTCCGTGAAGGACTTGATGATGCTGCTAGAAAGAAGTTACCGTGTTTGACACGTTGGTTTAACACAGTCCTTCATCAGCCTAATGTTTTGGAAGTTGTGGGCACTTTTAAAATGAAGTGA